Genomic segment of Peribacillus frigoritolerans:
AAACGTTCAACTAAAGCTTTTTTAGCTTCTTCCTCAATGTTTGGACGGATGATATACATAATTTCGTATTTTCTCATCACTGTCACCTCCTTTTGGTCTAAGCGGCCCAATTGGGCAAGGAGCAATTATTTATAATTACTCACAAGATAAAATTATAGCATAGTTAAAGAGGCTTTGCAACGAACGGTTCGACTTATTACAATTAATTGTAATCTAATGATTCAAGTCGCAAAAAAGACCCTACATATGGAACGGTAGGGTCCTCAGACTGCATACAAACTCGATAATCATTGAGTTTGTATGCACTCTTTTTTAGGTTTTTAAAATTTGACCGTTGATTTCCACTTCAGGCACTCGCTTTCCGCAGGAGTCTCGTACCTTCCGTTCCAATCAACTTTGTTCTAGCATTAAGATAGAACTCCTTTTGCCCACAGTCTTTTTTGTTTTAAAATAAATGGATTAAAACTGAGGAAATAAGGGTCTTTGAATCTTAAACGTTAAAACGGAAATGGATAACATCGCCATCGTTAACGATGTATTCTTTTCCTTCCAAACGGACTTTACCCGCTTCTTTTGCGGCACCATGACTGCCCGCTTCAAGTAAATCGGTATAAGAAACCGTCTCGGCACGGATGAAACCACGTTCGAAGTCCGTGTGAATGACTCCGGCACATTGAGGGGCTTTCATTCCTTTGCGGAATGTCCAAGCACGCACTTCCTGTACACCAGCTGTAAAGTATGTTGCCAATCCAAGCAGATTATAAGAAGCACGGATCAACTGATCAAGACCTGACTCCTCAATGCCAAGTTCAGATAGGAACATTTCCTTTTCTTCACCTTCAAGCTCTGCAATTTCTTCTTCGATTTTGGCACAAATCACGATTACTTCGGCATTTTCCTTCGCAGCATATTCACGAACTTGCTGTACATATTCATTATCGTCAGCATTCGCCACTTCATCTTCGCTCACGTTCGCTACGTAAAGCGTCGGCTTCGCTGTAAGTAAATGCATGCCCTTCACGATTTTTTGCTGCTCTTCAGTAAACTCAACGGAACGTGCAGGCTTTTCATCTTCCAAAGCTTCTTTTAAAGCCACAAGGATTTCATGTTCTGCAACAGCGGCTTTATCTTTTTGCTTGGCCATTTTTCCGACACGGTCGATGCGTTTGACAACAGATTCCAAATCGGCAAGGATCAATTCAAGGTTGATGACTTCAATATCATCGATTGGATTTACTTTTCCGGAAACATGGGTAATGTTATCGTCAGCAAAGCAACGGACGACTTGACAAATGGCATCCACTTGACGGATGTGGGAAAGGAATTTATTACCCAATCCTTCTCCTTTACTTGCTCCTTTTACAATCCCGGCGATATCCGTGAATTCAAAAGCTGTCGGAACCGTCTTTTTCGGTTTAACCAATTCAGTCAATTTTTGCAGACGGTGATCTGGCACTTCCACGATCCCGACATTAGGGTCGATCGTACAGAAAGGATAGTTGGCAGATTCCGCACCTGCCTGAGTAATTGCATTAAATAAAGTGGATTTACCTACGTTAGGCAAACCGACTATACCAGCTGTTAAAGCCATTTATATTTCACTCCTTCAAGATGATTCGTACATATGGGAAAAGAACTGATCTTCTATAAAGACCATCCAATTACCTAAACCTTTCCCAATTATAGATTTCGCTTCCTAAAAAGACAAGTAAATCATGAGAAACGCCGGACCACTTTCACTCCCCAAAAAAAAGCATGATCACTCCTCATGCTTTTGCAGAACTTTTTTCATTTTCTTCGCGAATTCACGTCGGGGCAGCATCACGCTATGACCGCACCCTTCACATTTTATCCGGATATCCATTCCGAGCCGTATAATTCTCCACTTATTCACTCCACACGGATGTGGTTTCTTCATTTCCACAATATCCTTAAGTGCAAATTCCTTTTCTTCCATAACCATGAGCCCCCTAACTCCTATGACTCGCTGCCATTGTACGTAGATTTAATCCCACTTGAATCAAGCGCAGCACTTATTTCATTTCTTAATATCCTGCTGATTTCGATGTGATGCATCGGCTTTGTTTCCGCTTTAACCCGAAAGACGATTTCTTCAGGACTGATTTTTTCAATTCCCAAAAATTCTGGTGCTTTAACCAGGGCTTCGTATTTGCCTTCCATACTGTTTAAAAGATCAATCAGCACCTTCTCGGCACGCTCGACCGATCCATCGTTAGGTATGGTCACATCAACAACAGCCATACTATTTAAAATGGAATAATTCGTGACCTGGATGATGCTGCCGTTGGGTATGAAGTGCAATTCCCCTGCACCGCTTTTAATTTTCGTAGTACGAAGCCCGATTTCAATGACTTCCCCTTCAAAATTATTGATTTTAATATAATCCCCAACCGAGAAATGATCTTCAAAAATCACGAAAAACCCAGTAATTATATCCTTGACCAAACTTTGGGCACCAAACCCAACCGCCAAACCGAGAACACCGGCACCAGCGAGTAATGGCATTACTTCAAGTCCAAAAATATCCAGAATCATTATCATGGCAATGAAATTGATGATATAGGTAATGATATTTTCCAGCAATTTAATGAGTGTCGCTTCCCTGCGCTCCGATACCCGAAGGGGACTTCTTAAACGTGCTTTGAAAAATTTATTCAGAATAGTCTTTCCTATTGTAATAATAATACGCGATAACAACAGAATAAGGAAGATTTTAATAATGCCCTCACCCATCCGCAACCATATCTTTTCATCCAATATCTCATTTGTAACGTTATCATAAATGCGATCCATCTTTTCCTCCTGCCTAATGCAAATAACTGCAAAACTATTATATCTTCTATATGTTTTTTTCCCATATAGACGTATTCCTCTACCCTCCATGCATGGAGATAACCATGAAATAGAGAGATTTTCTCTATTTTATCAATAAAAAATGGTTTCTGTACAAAAAAATTATGGGTATATAGGTAAAAGATTTAGAAGGTTTTTCCCAGATATTCAAGTAATTATTTACTAGAAAGTATAAAGGAAAGTAATTGATAGAGGATAAGCGACGATTCATATCCCCTTCAACTATTGGCATGTTCTACAAAAAATTCCCTCATCCATTATGTTAAATACCGTATATTTTCCCCTTTTTATCCGTATACTGTAATACCAAATAAAGTAAAGGAGTTGAGCCGATGAATCTGAATTCTAGTCTATTTAATAATAATAAAAATAGATTGAGTCGCATCCTGCATGAAGATACGGATGCATCCAAACAAATTTCCCAGGAATTGATCAACCTCCTACCTACCGGAAAGCTTCAACCAATCGTCATCGTCTGTATAGGCACAGACCGTTCCACAGGCGATTCACTCGGACCACTTGTCGGCACTCTGCTTAGTGAAAAAGCTGAAAACGGTTCTTCTTCATTCCATGTTTATGGAACTCTGGATGACCCTATACATGCGATGAATTTACAGGAAAAATTAAATGAAATCAAAAAGATGCATGCCAATCCATTTATAGTCGGAATCGATGCTTGCTTAGGGAAAATGAAAAGCGTCGGCATAGTTCAAATCGGCCAGGGACCAGTGAAGCCAGGTGCAGGGGTCAATAAAGATCTTCCTTCCGTTGGAAATGCCCATATTACAGGAATCGTGAATGTAAGTGGATTCATGGAGTTTATGGTCTTGCAGAACACTCGTCTTAATCTTGTGCTAAAAATGGCCAAAACCATTGCCGAAGGGATTCATGAAGCACAAAATCATTATCCAATAAAACCTACCATCACTCCTTTCACATGGTCATTCAAGCAAGAAAAAACCCTTTGATCGATTTTTGCTTATGATAAAAAAGAAGGAAGGGGTCATCCCCTTCCTTCTTTTTTATACATAATACATGAAAGTAACCAGAATGGCGGTGATCATTATGCCTGGAAGCAGATTCGCCACCCTTATTTTGGTGACACCGATAATATTCAAGCCAATTGCCAAAATCATGACTCCCCCAGTTGCCGTCATTTCCAATATGAAGGAATCCATTAAAGCAGTTGGGATCATCGTATTGATCTGCCTTGAAAAAATCGCCATTAACCCCTCATAAAGAATGATCGGAAATGCTGAAAAAAGTACACCTATGCCGAGAGTGCTGGCAAGGACCAATGCTGTAAATCCATCGATGATCGCTTTTGTTATCAAAACGTCATGATCATTCCGGATACCGCTATCCAGGGCACCGATAATGGCCATCGCCCCAATGCCAAATATGAGCGTAGCCGTTACAAACCCCTGAGATATCGAAGATCCTTCCTTCGCTTTCATCCTGCGTTCAAGCCAATTTCCTAAAGAATTAAGCTTAGCCTCAAGATTCATCCATTCACCAAGGACAGCCCCTCCGACAATACTTAAAATGACAACAAGGAAATTATCACTTTTAAACCCCATCTGCAAACCTAAGACCATGACAGCCAAACCGATGCCGCTCATGACCGTTTCTTTTATCTTTTCAGGTATATGTTGTAAAAACATTCCTAAAATCGAACCGATTAAAATGCAGGCACCATTCACCAAGGCCCCTAATAATACCATCTCATCCACCTAATTTTCTGCATAAGTCGTCACGATCTTTTCATAAAGGCGATCTAAGAGGAAAGGTTCTCTTGATCGATCAAGTTCAAAATTCTCTCTAAATCTTCTTTTGAAAAGAATTCAATTTCTATTTTTCCTTTTTTCTTGCTTTGTTTTATCGTTACGCTCGTCCCTAGTCTTTCACGCAGACTTGTCTCCCGTTGCTTTATGAATATATCTTTTTTCTCTTGTTTCTTAGGTTTGGTTTCACGTGAAACGGTATCATTCAATTGATGTATATATTGCTCTAGCTGTCTGACATTCATACCTTCTTTGAGGATTTTATCCACTACCGGCTTAAGCATCTCTTTTTTCTTTAAACCTAGCAATGCCCGTCCATGCCCCATGGAAATTTCCCCGTCCGAGATATATCTCCTAATCCCTTCAGGCAAAGAAAGTAATCTAACATGGTTTGCTATATGGGGCCGGCTTTTACCCAGCCGATTGGCCAACTGCTCCTGAGTAATTTCCAATTTTTCAAGAAGTGTTTGGTAAGCAACGGCTTCCTCGATCGGATTCAAATCCTCCCGTTGCAGGTTTTCCAAAATCGCCAGTTCCATCATCTGCTGTTCGCTCAATTTCCTCACAACGACCGGAACTGTATTTAAACCAGCTTCTTTGGCAGCTCGGTAACGCCTTTCCCCAGCCACAATTTCATATCCCTTAATGCTTTCCCGGGCAATAATCGGCTGTAATATCCCGTGTTCCATGATGGATTGCTTTAATTCCTCTATAGCTTCAAGCCGAAAGTTCTTTCGGGGCTGATAAGGATTTGGCCTTAATTCCCTTACTTTGATTTCGCGCACGATTTCATCTTTACTGATCTCCCCACTGTTGAAAAGTGCGTTAAGTCCTTTGCCAAGTCCTTTAGCCATTTGATACCACTTCCTTTGCCAGTTCTAGATAGACCTCCGCCCCACGTGACTTTGGATCATATATAATTATCGGTTCTCCATGGCTCGGTGCTTCACTCAAACGGACATTGCGGGGAATGATGGTTTGATAGACTTTATCCTGAAAGTATTTTTTTACTTCTTCTATGACCTGGAGACCTAGATTTGTTCTTGCATCCAACATCGTCAAAAGCACACCCTCGATTTTCAAATCATGGTTTAAATGCTTTTGGACGAGGCGGACCGTATTCAATAGTTGACTCAAACCTTCCAATGCATAATATTCACATTGTACCGGAATCAAAACTGCATCAGCGGCCGTTAAGGCATTAAGCGTAAGCAAACCCAATGATGGAGGGCAGTCAATCACAATGTAATCATATTGGCTTTGCACCTCTTCTAATGCCCTTTTTAATCGGACTTCCCTTGAGATGGTTGGAACAAGTTCAATTTCTGCACCTGCAAGTTGAATTGTCGCAGGTATGGCATATAGGTTTTCTACCTTTGTTTCCATGATAACGGTACTGGCCTCGACATCATCAACCAATACATCATAAATACATTGTTCCACATCTGCTTTGTCGATACCTGCACCGCTTGTCGCATTTCCCTGCGGATCAATATCGACCATTAAGACTTTCTGTCCTATATATGCAAGACAAGCACTTAGACTGACAGAAGTTGTCGTTTTTCCAACACCGCCCTTTTGATTGGCAATGGCGAGAATCTTCCCCACGAATTCACCTGCTTTCAACTATCTTCATCACGCTATATCTACTGATTTGTACCGTAAATCCAGTTATTTCTTTCTATTTTATCATGAATGTTACTGGAAGAAATCGTTTTCTGAAATTCCGCTTAAAATTTCAAATACACCTAAAAGCATTAAAAACCCGGGGAAAGTTGAATGTTTTCAAGGCGGAAAATGCCAGTTTTGGAGTGAAAATAAAAAAGCTTGGTAATCGAAGACTACCAAGCGGGCTAAGGATAGGGAATCAAGTTTTTTTCTTGGGTATTTTAATCGTGAACTGATAATACTCCTCGAATTCTTCTTCCTCTGCATCCAAATTTATTCCATTGTCTGTAACCATATTGAGTGATTGGCGTATGGTATTCACGGCAATCCTCATGTCTTTACTAAACGCTTTTCGCTTAGGTTTCGGCTTCTGCACAGTACCCGTCAGGAGCTTGACGACTTGCTCTTCGGTCTGCTTGACGTTCAACCCTTTTTCGATGATTTCCACAAGCAGTTTAAGCTGCTTTTCAGGACTCTTTAACGGTATCAACGAACGGGCATGGCGTTCCGTAATTTGCTTTTGAAGAAGTGCATCCTGAACCTCCTGTGGCAGCTTAAGCAGCCGAAGCTTATTCGCCACGGTAGATTGACCTATTCCCAGTCTTTGTGCCAGCGCTTCTTGGGTTAAACTATGCAGCTCCAATAGTTTTCCGTAAGCCAAAGCTTCTTCAATCGGTGTCAGTTCTTCACGCTGAAGGTTTTCTATCAGCGCGACGGAAGCCGTTTCTGTATCGGTGAAATCCTTGATTATAGCAGGTGCCAGTTCCCAGCCAAGCTTTTGCATGGCCCGGAAACGACGCTCACCTGCAATGATTTCATATTTTCCCTGACCATAAGCCCTTACTACAATTGGTTGAATGATCCCATGAGTATGAATCGTTTGAGCCAATTCAGCAATTTTATCGTCATTAAAAACGGTCCTTGGTTGAAATCGATTAGGCACAATATCAGAAATGGAAATTTTTCTTATCTCTTCATTATTATTGCTAGGTGTCTCCATCTCTAGTTGCTCTTCTTCTTTTTCGCCAAACCCAAAGAACCGCGAAAAAGGATGCTTCATCTTCCTACACCACCTTTTAAAACTCCCAAATAACATATTCTCTATTTAAAGGACAAGTCCTGCATACATTTCCCGACATGGTTATACATATGGCCCTTCACTGTAAAAAACATGTCGACTGGCGCCATCAAGGTAATAATGAGGAATGGAAGGCCAGTTATTATGGATATCGGCCGGCATTCCCTAGACTATTTCCCTGAATCAGCCAGCACAGGGCACACGTTTTAACATGTACCTAATGCCTTTGTTGGCAAATGCAGTATTGAGTGAAAATAATAAGTTCATACATTTATAGTAAAAGAAAATAAGGGCAAGTACCAGCCATGTATTTGAATCATCTGCGCTTACTATGAAAACATACTCCTCTTGCAAAGATTATTCAATAGGCTGTTTATTTGGTGTCCCTGGTTTTCTCGGGTATTTTTTAGGAGTCTTCTTCACTTTTTTTACAGTAATGATGTTTCTTTCACTATTTTCCTCTGGCAATGTGAAAGGATGAATTTCTTCGATTTCTCCGCCTAATGTAAAAATGGCCTTCTTCCCAGTGTCCATTTCATCTTGTGCACTAGCCGCTTTCATTGCAATGAACGTCCCATCCGGTTTAACAAGCGGCAAACATAGTTCACTTAAAACGGACATCCTGGCTACCGCCCTTGCCATGACAATATCATAGGATTCGCGATGCTCCGGTTTTTGGGCGAAGGTTTCAGCCCGGTCATGATAGAAGGAAACTCCCTTTAATTGCAAGGAATCCGCAAGGTGATTCAAAAAAGAAATTCGCTTATTCAAGGAATCCACAATCGAGACGTGGATATCAGGGAAACAAATCTTCAAGGGAATACTCGGAAATCCAGCTCCAGCCCCAACATCGCAAATTCGATATGATTTATTAAAGTCAAAATAGAAGGCTGCACTGATTGAATCATAAAAATGCTTCAGATAAACTTCTTCTTTATCAGTGATGGCTGTTAAGTTCATCTTTTCGTTCCATTCCACCAATAATCGATAATAAGTGTCAAACTGATCAAGCTGTTGAGGAGATAGCTCGATTCCTTTCTCCAGCAGTGCTTGTTGGAACTGTTCAATATTCATGTCTGCTTCAATCCTTTTCGGGTATTTCCATTACTGAGATACTCTGGCGATCTTACCTTGTTCCAAATAAACAAGCAAAATGGAAACATCAGCGGGATTCACACCTGAAATTCTTGAAGCCTGAGCTACTGATAGCGGGTGGACCTGCTTTAACTTTTGACGTGCTTCCGTTGCAAGACCAGAAATTGCATCATAATCGATATTCTCTGGAATCTTTTTATTCTCCATTTTTTTCAGGCGATCGACTTGCTGCAAGGATTTTTCGATATATCCTTCATACTTGATCTGGATTTCGACCTGTTCCGTCACTTCATCGCTCAGTTCGACATCACTTGGCGCCAACTTCTGAATGTGGGAATAATCCATTTCAGGCCGTTTCAATAAATCGGAGGCACGGATTCCATCCTTCAACTCACTGCCGCCGCTTGCAGTAATGACTTCTTGAACCTCTTTGGTCGGTTTGATGAAGTTTGATTTCAGTCGTTCCTTTTCCATTTCAACCGCTTCTTTTTTCATAAGGAAACGATTGTAGCGTTCTTCTTTGATCATCCCGATATTGAATCCAATTTCCGTTAAGCGTAAATCGGCATTATCATGACGCAATAATAAACGGTATTCTGCACGCGAAGTCAGCAAACGGTATGGTTCATTCGTACCTTTCGTCACAAGGTCATCAATGAGAACACCAATATAGGCATCCGAACGGCTTAAAATCAGTTCTTCTTTACCCATTGCATTCAATCCTGCATTAATACCGGCCATCAATCCTTGTCCTGCTGCTTCCTCGTAGCCGGATGTCCCGTTAATTTGGCCAGCAGTATACAGATTTTTGATTTTCTTCGTTTCAAGTGTAGGCCATAGCTGCGTAGGAACGATAGCATCATATTCAATTGCATATCCAGCACGCATCATTTCCGCCTTTTCAAGTCCTGGAATTGTTTGCAGGATTTTCACTTGTACATCTTCAGGCAGACTGGTGGATAAACCTTGCACATAAACTTCCTTTGTATTGCGGCCTTCAGGTTCCAGGAAGATTTGATGCCGTGGTTTATCATTAAAACGAACGACTTTATCTTCTATCGATGGACAATATCGCGGTCCGGTTCCTTTAATCATTCCGGAATACATTGGCGAACGGTGCAGATTTTCATCAATGAGCTGATGTGTCCCCTCATTCGTGTATGTCAACCAGCATGGCAATTGATCCGTTATGAACTTTGTCGTTTCATAAGAAAATGCGCGTGGCACTTCATCGCCAGGCTGAATTTCCGTTTTGCTGTAATCTATGGAAGAGCTATTCACTCGTGGCGGCGTTCCTGTTTTAAAACGGACCAAGTCAAATCCTAACTGCTCTAAATGTTCAGAAAGCCTGATGGAAGGCTGCTGGTTATTTGGGCCGCTTGAATATTTCAGTTCCCCTAAAATGATTTCACCGCGTAAATATGTTCCCGTCGTGATTACGACAGTTTTCGCACGGTACACCGCTCCTGTTTTAGTGATGACACCCGTACATACGTCGTTTTCAACAATTAATTCTTCTACCATTCCTTGAATCAATGTCAAATTTTCTTGGTCTTCTATCGTTTTTTTCATTTCTTGCTGATAGAGAAATTTATCTGCCTGCGCCCGCAGCGCACGAACAGCCGGACCTTTAGCCGTATTGAGCATCCTCATTTGAATATGGGTCTTGTCGATATTCCTTCCCATTTCACCGCCTAAAGCGTCAATTTCCCTAACGACTATCCCTTTTGCCGGCCCGCCAACGGAGGGATTGCATGGCATAAAGGCGACCATATCCAAATTAATGGTGATCATCAACGTTTTAGCTCCTACTCTTGCAGCTGCAAGGCCTGCCTCACTGCCAGCATGACCGGCACCAATAACAATGACATCATAGCTACCTGCTTCGTATTGCATATCCTTTTCCTCCTTTTACGCTTATTTTCCTAAACAAAATTGAGAGAACAATTGGTTGATCAAATTATCCTGAACGCTTTCGCCAATGATTTCTCCAAGGATCTCCCAGGCTTTCGTGAAATCGATTTGAACCAAATCAACCGGCGTACCCATTTCAATAGCATCGATTGCATCTTCGATAGACTGTAATGCCTGTCCCAGCAAAGCTATATGCCTTGCATTGGAAACATACGTCAGGTCTCCCGTTTCTAAAGAACCTTCAAAAAATAAAGAAGCGATGGCTTCTTCCAATTCATCGACCCCTCGATCCTCCAGTAATGAAGTGGAAACAACTTTATGGGATGCCGCCTTTTCCTTAACCTTTGCCATATCGATTTTTTGTGGAAGGTCGGTTTTATTGATGATAACGATAACATCCATTCCCTCAACCGCTTGAAACAATTTCTCATCTTCGGCAGTGAAATCATCGGAATAGTTCAATACAAGCAATATTAAATCAGCCTCTTTTAATACTGCACGAGACCGTTCAACTCCAATTCGTTCAACGATATCTTCCGTTTCGCGAATTCCTGCTGTATCGACGAGTTTAAGCGGTACACCGCGAACATTGACATACTCTTCAATTACGTCACGTGTTGTACCTGGAATATCAGTGACAATCGCTTTATTTTCATGAACTAAGCTGTTAAGCAAAGAAGATTTTCCGACATTAGGGCGCCCAATGATAACGGTCGCAAGCCCATCCCTAAGTATCTTACCCTGTTGGGCCGTGTGAAGCAGCTTCTCTATTTCATTCTTCACATAACTGCCCTTTTCCAAAAATAAACGATGCGTCATTTCTTCGACATCATCATATTCCGGATAATCTATATTAACCTCGACTTGAGCGAGGGTCTGTAAAATTTCCTGACGCAGATTTTGGATTAATTTCGAAAGCCGGCCTTCCATTTGACCTAATGCAACATTCATCGCTTTATCCGTTTTAGCGCGGATTAAATCCATAACGGCCTCAGCTTGAGAAAGATCGATCCTGCCATTCAAAAAAGCCCGTTTCGTAAATTCACCAGGTTCCGCTAAACGAGCACCTTGTGAGAGAATGAGCTGTAATACCCGATTGACCGAAACGATTCCACCGTGACAATTTATTTCAACTACATCTTCCCTTGTAAATGTCTTTGGACCCATCATGACCGAAACCATGACTTCCTCTATGATTTCACCTGTTTTTGGCTGGATAAGGTGGCCATAATGAATCGTGTGTGATTTCACATCAAGCAATCCTTTTCCACCTGGTCCTTTAAAGATCCTGTCGGCTATTTCTATGGCCTCATCACCGCTGATTCTAACGATGGCGATTGCCCCTTCCCCTAAGGGAGTAGAGATAGCGGTGATTGTATCGAATTCCATGCTTTCACCTCTTATATATTGATGTTTCTATTTTTTTCTGATATTAAAATCGTCGAATCCCTAAATTACTACAATACCACAGTATATTGATGAAAAAAAGTAGATACTCCTTCCTCTCGAGAGTTATCCACATGCCGTCAATCCATATTCTGTAACATCTATTTTAACTTATCCACATGTGAATAACAAATATCGTCCGCTTCCCTTTACGGATCAAGAATATATATTCGACACACATTGATAGCAAGGCCTAAAAAAAAAGAACCCCTGCTTAAAAGCAGAAGGTTCATTTAAGTGGAGTAATGACTAAGTGGCGATAAGGTTCCGTCCCACTTGAAGTCGTTTTTATTTTTGGATAATCCAAGAGAGCATTATGGATGACCTTTCGTTCATAGGATGGCATCGGCTCAAGTGAAACAGCTTTACCTGTTTTCATGGCTTTATTTGCCATTCTTTCGGCCAATTGGATTAAAGTGTCATTGCGGCGATTTCGATAATCTTCTGCATCTACAGTAATATTCAAAAACTGCTTCGAATATCGATTTGCAACCAGCTGTGCTAAATACTGAAGTGAATTTAGTGTTTGACCCCTTTTTCCAATCAATAAGGCAATTTTATCACCTGATAAATGGAATGTTACATTCTTACCTTTACGGGTGACATCAATTTGTGCATTGACTCCCATTTCCACGCTGACATTCTTCAAAAATCCCAGTGTCTCTTCAATGGGATCGGCAGGCAAGGTCACATGGACGATTGCCTTCCTTGCACCAAATAAACCAAAAAATCCTTTTTTGCCTTCATCTTCTATTTCAATCTCCACGCGATCTTTAGTGCTGTTCAGTTGAGCTAAAGCTAAATTTACTGCTTCTTCGACAGATTGTCCTGTAGCAGTTACTTTTTTCACTTTTTCTTTGCCCCTCCCGCGTTTTCCGCAGCTGCTTTTCTAAGATCCGGACCTTTGATGAAATATGTTTGAACGATACCAAAAAGGTTACCAACTACCCAGTAAAGAGAAAGAGCAGCGGGGAAATTAATAGCAAATACAACAATCATGATTGGCATGATGTAAAGCATCATCGTCATTTGTGCCGCCATTTGTGGATTGGAGTTCATTCCAACCATGGACATCTTTTGCTGGATAAAAGTCGTGATACCTGCAACGACCGGTAAAATATAATAAGGATCCGGGGAACCTAAATCAAACCAAAGAAAACTATGTAAAGCAATTTCTTCCGTACGGCTGATTGCATGGT
This window contains:
- the ychF gene encoding redox-regulated ATPase YchF, with protein sequence MALTAGIVGLPNVGKSTLFNAITQAGAESANYPFCTIDPNVGIVEVPDHRLQKLTELVKPKKTVPTAFEFTDIAGIVKGASKGEGLGNKFLSHIRQVDAICQVVRCFADDNITHVSGKVNPIDDIEVINLELILADLESVVKRIDRVGKMAKQKDKAAVAEHEILVALKEALEDEKPARSVEFTEEQQKIVKGMHLLTAKPTLYVANVSEDEVANADDNEYVQQVREYAAKENAEVIVICAKIEEEIAELEGEEKEMFLSELGIEESGLDQLIRASYNLLGLATYFTAGVQEVRAWTFRKGMKAPQCAGVIHTDFERGFIRAETVSYTDLLEAGSHGAAKEAGKVRLEGKEYIVNDGDVIHFRFNV
- a CDS encoding DUF951 domain-containing protein is translated as MEEKEFALKDIVEMKKPHPCGVNKWRIIRLGMDIRIKCEGCGHSVMLPRREFAKKMKKVLQKHEE
- a CDS encoding mechanosensitive ion channel family protein, whose translation is MDRIYDNVTNEILDEKIWLRMGEGIIKIFLILLLSRIIITIGKTILNKFFKARLRSPLRVSERREATLIKLLENIITYIINFIAMIMILDIFGLEVMPLLAGAGVLGLAVGFGAQSLVKDIITGFFVIFEDHFSVGDYIKINNFEGEVIEIGLRTTKIKSGAGELHFIPNGSIIQVTNYSILNSMAVVDVTIPNDGSVERAEKVLIDLLNSMEGKYEALVKAPEFLGIEKISPEEIVFRVKAETKPMHHIEISRILRNEISAALDSSGIKSTYNGSES
- the yyaC gene encoding spore protease YyaC yields the protein MNLNSSLFNNNKNRLSRILHEDTDASKQISQELINLLPTGKLQPIVIVCIGTDRSTGDSLGPLVGTLLSEKAENGSSSFHVYGTLDDPIHAMNLQEKLNEIKKMHANPFIVGIDACLGKMKSVGIVQIGQGPVKPGAGVNKDLPSVGNAHITGIVNVSGFMEFMVLQNTRLNLVLKMAKTIAEGIHEAQNHYPIKPTITPFTWSFKQEKTL
- a CDS encoding DUF554 domain-containing protein, which encodes MVLLGALVNGACILIGSILGMFLQHIPEKIKETVMSGIGLAVMVLGLQMGFKSDNFLVVILSIVGGAVLGEWMNLEAKLNSLGNWLERRMKAKEGSSISQGFVTATLIFGIGAMAIIGALDSGIRNDHDVLITKAIIDGFTALVLASTLGIGVLFSAFPIILYEGLMAIFSRQINTMIPTALMDSFILEMTATGGVMILAIGLNIIGVTKIRVANLLPGIMITAILVTFMYYV
- a CDS encoding ParB/RepB/Spo0J family partition protein, with amino-acid sequence MAKGLGKGLNALFNSGEISKDEIVREIKVRELRPNPYQPRKNFRLEAIEELKQSIMEHGILQPIIARESIKGYEIVAGERRYRAAKEAGLNTVPVVVRKLSEQQMMELAILENLQREDLNPIEEAVAYQTLLEKLEITQEQLANRLGKSRPHIANHVRLLSLPEGIRRYISDGEISMGHGRALLGLKKKEMLKPVVDKILKEGMNVRQLEQYIHQLNDTVSRETKPKKQEKKDIFIKQRETSLRERLGTSVTIKQSKKKGKIEIEFFSKEDLERILNLIDQENLSS
- a CDS encoding ParA family protein, whose amino-acid sequence is MGKILAIANQKGGVGKTTTSVSLSACLAYIGQKVLMVDIDPQGNATSGAGIDKADVEQCIYDVLVDDVEASTVIMETKVENLYAIPATIQLAGAEIELVPTISREVRLKRALEEVQSQYDYIVIDCPPSLGLLTLNALTAADAVLIPVQCEYYALEGLSQLLNTVRLVQKHLNHDLKIEGVLLTMLDARTNLGLQVIEEVKKYFQDKVYQTIIPRNVRLSEAPSHGEPIIIYDPKSRGAEVYLELAKEVVSNG
- the noc gene encoding nucleoid occlusion protein; translated protein: MKHPFSRFFGFGEKEEEQLEMETPSNNNEEIRKISISDIVPNRFQPRTVFNDDKIAELAQTIHTHGIIQPIVVRAYGQGKYEIIAGERRFRAMQKLGWELAPAIIKDFTDTETASVALIENLQREELTPIEEALAYGKLLELHSLTQEALAQRLGIGQSTVANKLRLLKLPQEVQDALLQKQITERHARSLIPLKSPEKQLKLLVEIIEKGLNVKQTEEQVVKLLTGTVQKPKPKRKAFSKDMRIAVNTIRQSLNMVTDNGINLDAEEEEFEEYYQFTIKIPKKKT
- the rsmG gene encoding 16S rRNA (guanine(527)-N(7))-methyltransferase RsmG — protein: MNIEQFQQALLEKGIELSPQQLDQFDTYYRLLVEWNEKMNLTAITDKEEVYLKHFYDSISAAFYFDFNKSYRICDVGAGAGFPSIPLKICFPDIHVSIVDSLNKRISFLNHLADSLQLKGVSFYHDRAETFAQKPEHRESYDIVMARAVARMSVLSELCLPLVKPDGTFIAMKAASAQDEMDTGKKAIFTLGGEIEEIHPFTLPEENSERNIITVKKVKKTPKKYPRKPGTPNKQPIE